The proteins below are encoded in one region of Tachypleus tridentatus isolate NWPU-2018 chromosome 4, ASM421037v1, whole genome shotgun sequence:
- the LOC143249642 gene encoding chromatin accessibility complex protein 1-like: MEKVSKRSKHVSFPLTRIKMIMRSSPDVLNISPDSVTLISKASELLVEHIAKLAHHQSKDKTKVDYEDVAEVVASQESLDFLQDIIPKKIKASEYLNILKQVQEEEKKLEVDL, encoded by the exons ATGGAGAAAGTGAGCAAACGTTCAAAGCATGTTTCATTTCCTCTTACAAGGATTAAGATGATTATGAGAAGTTCACCGGATGTATTAAACATTAGCCCTGATTCAGTGACTCTTATTTCGAAAGCTTCT GAACTTCTTGTAGAACATATAGCCAAATTAGCCCATCATCAGAGCAAAGATAAAACAAAGGTGGACTATGAAGATGTAGCTGAAGTGGTTGCTTCTCAAGAGTCACTAGATTTCTTACAAG ATATCATTCCCAAAAAAATTAAAGCTAGTGAATAcctgaatattttgaaacaagtacaagaagaagaaaagaaattagAAGTTGATTTATGA